In Brassica rapa cultivar Chiifu-401-42 chromosome A06, CAAS_Brap_v3.01, whole genome shotgun sequence, a single window of DNA contains:
- the LOC103874452 gene encoding protein PLASTID MOVEMENT IMPAIRED 1-RELATED 2, producing MSSNDREDSYNGQLLRDIKEVSKALYLHNAPQRPLLSLPPPVRSRSVSKGTTESGVLLLSKKKKSSVSWDWKKPLKAIAHLGQRRFDVCFHLHVHSIEGLPSNLDGTKLVVRWKRKEEVMSTQPYNVLQGTATFEETLMHRCSVYGSKHGPHRSAKYDQKLFLVCVSPVDAPWLVLGKHWVDLARILPLSLEEMEGARSSRKWNTSFKLSGVADSAALNLSFDYSVVTSSVCDSASGGNLMLKRVGSVPSMERRSSPVDDGKVSHQLSPNLSLDLSRSVDLLYEKLDEQNQETSTGAKVEQGVETDKQEDDYKNTGKEVEERTDSKEIEIIDVYELLKDEDEGAEETCFVDQLSVAELKGSDSIESKSSSAVDDCTEEENFVEVKSANVLTKSRSLDDITESVANDFLNMLELEESSYVYTSDGEPTSPRESLLREFEKEALASGNGLLEYVSDIDEEPNDFSFSSSSVGEGKSQLLMSRRNVKLLEDLETETLLREWDLDDNGFDDSLCICSDGFGSPIELPVDERPLGYNIGPLFWTKGGGCVRSMSPLLFRNCKDASRLIMQVSVPVVLVPELGSGVLEILQSLAASGIEGLCSEINALMPLEDIMGKTINEVIEDTSFERNAHDSSKENLGGFGSNMCSGYVPLDALASLAIDGIESLSVEGLKIQCSMSDQDPPSATAPKPMDQSEALELISFSLTLDEWLRLDHRTSDTEDTSRNKLTLALRVLLRDPSRYNEPVGASMLALIQVERSLASSNPPVCNLAQEESFGNGTHLWRITDIGLAGLKTEPGVDLPWCTKTQQESGSRWLLASGTGKTINCQASKSKAIIVSNPQATRKNLDTLWSITIDSRHNQEGDLSSSASFVPLTRNSDVIFSDEITKGL from the exons ATGTCCTCTAATGATAGAGAGGATTCATACAACGGGCAGCTGTTGAGAGACATCAAGGAAGTAAGCAAAGCTCTTTACTTGCACAACGCACCTCAAAGACCACTCCTTTCGTTGCCTCCTCCTGTCCGATCTAGATCTGTCTCCAAAGGAACCACAGAGAGTGGGGTTTTATTGCTaagcaagaagaagaaatcaTCAGTATCATGGGATTGGAAGAAGCCTTTGAAAGCTATAGCTCATTTAGGGCAGCGTAGGTTTGATGTTTGTTTTCATCTCCATGTTCATTCCATCGAAGGCCTGCCTTCGAATCTGGATGGAACTAAACTAGTTGTGCGGTGGAAGAGGAAAGAGGAAGTGATGTCTACTCAACCTTATAATGTCTTGCAAGGAACAGCTACGTTTGAAGAGACTTTGATGCATAGATGTTCAGTCTACGGTAGCAAACATGGGCCGCACCGTTCTGCGAAATATGATCAGAAGCTTTTCTTGGTCTGTGTCTCTCCTGTTGATGCTCCCTGGCTTGTTCTAGGGAAGCATTGGGTTGATCTCGCCAGGATCTTGCCTTTGTCTCTGGAGGAGATGGAAGGTGCGAGAAGCTCGAGGAAGTGGAACACGAGCTTTAAGCTGTCCGGTGTGGCGGATTCTGCTGCGTTGAATCTTAGTTTTGATTACTCGGTTGTCACCAGCTCTGTCTGTGATTCAGCTAGTGGTGGGAATTTGATGCTGAAGAGGGTTGGTAGTGTTCCGAGTATGGAGCGTAGATCTTCACCGGTCGATGATGGGAAGGTCTCTCATCAGCTCTCGCCGAATCTGAGTCTGGATCTTTCAAGGTCTGTTGATCTTCTCTATGAAAAACTTGACGAACAAAACCAAGAAACATCAACAGGAGCTAAGGTTGAGCAAGGTGTGGAGACTGATAAGCAAGAAGATGACTATAAGAACACTGGAAAAGAAGTAGAAGAAAGAACTGATTCAAAGGAGATTGAAATTATTGATGTCTATGAGTTACttaaagatgaagatgaaggtgcAGAGGAAACCTGTTTTGTTGATCAGTTATCAGTGGCGGAGCTAAAAGGTTCTGACTCAATTGAGAGTAAGTCTTCATCAGCCGTCGATGATTGTACTGAGGAGGAAAACTTCGTGGAAGTTAAATCTGCAAACGTATTAACGAAGTCACGAAGCTTGGATGACATTACTGAATCTGTAGCTAATGATTTTCTAAACATGCTTGAACTTGAGGAATCTTCTTATGTTTATACCTCAGATGGTGAGCCTACATCTCCTCGTGAGTCTCTGCTCCGTGAGTTTGAGAAGGAGGCTCTCGCTTCTGGGAACGGTCTCTTAGAATATGTGTCTGATATTGATGAGGAACCGAATGATTTCTCGTTCTCCTCAAGTTCTGTGGGTGAGGGAAAGTCTCAGCTGTTAATGAGCAGAAGGAATGTGAAGCTACTTGAAGACTTGGAAACTGAAACTTTATTGCGAGAGTGGGATTTAGATGACAACGGTTTTGACGACTCTCTCTGTATTTGCTCTGATGGGTTTGGAAGTCCAATAGAGCTTCCAGTTGACGAGCGGCCACTTGGATATAATATTGGTCCTTTGTTTTGGACAAAAGGAGGAGGGTGTGTTCGGTCCATGAGTCCGTTACTGTTCAGAAACTGTAAGGATGCATCACGTCTGATCATGCAAGTTTCAGTTCCTGTGGTGCTGGTACCAGAGTTAGGCTCTGGTGTTCTTGAAATACTCCAAAGTTTGGCAGCTTCTGGAATCGAAGGGCTTTGCTCTGAAATTAATGCATTGATGCCTTTGGAAGATATCATGGGGAAGACAATAAATGAAGTTATCGAGGACACATCATTTGAGAG AAACGCACATGATTCTTCAAAAGAAAATCTTGGGGGCTTTGGATCGAATATGTGTTCAGGTTATGTACCTCTTGACGCTCTTGCTTCCTTGGCTATTGATGGCATAGAAAGTCTCTCGGTAGAAGGATTAAAGATTCAATGCAGCATGTCAGACCAAGATCCACCATCAGCCACTGCACCAAAACCCATGGATCAGTCTGAGGCTTTAGAGTTGATTAGTTTTTCGTTAACGTTGGATGAGTGGTTAAGGCTTGACCACAGAACGTCAGACACTGAAGATACCTCTAGGAACAAGTTGACACTTGCTCTTCGAGTGTTGCTTAGAGACCCATCTCGATATAATGAACCTGTTGGCGCATCTATGCTTGCTCTGATCCAAGTTGAAAGGTCTTTGGCGTCCTCAAATCCACCTGTGTGTAATTTAGCTCAAGAAGAATCCTTTGGAAACGGTACACATCTGTGGAGAATCACTGACATTGGTCTTGCGGGTTTGAAAACTGAGCCTGGTGTAGACCTTCCGTGGTGTACGAAGACCCAACAAGAGTCTGGATCCCGCTGGTTACTTGCTAGTGGTACTGGTAAAACCATTAACTGTCAAGCTTCCAAGTCAAAGGCGATCATTGTATCAAACCCACAAGCAACCAGAAAGAACTTGGATACATTGTGGAGTATAACAATCGATAGTAGGCACAATCAAGAAGGTGATTTGAGCAGCTCTGCTTCCTTTGTTCCACTAACAAGAAATTCAGATGTGATATTTTCTGATGAAATAACAAAAGGATTGTGA